From Mesobacillus boroniphilus, the proteins below share one genomic window:
- a CDS encoding ABC transporter permease encodes MRKYWQIAKGRMQENTAYSAWYWAGTVSAVMRLLIIYFFWQAVYANQTTIQNINLETMLTYIVIAMLLQGFVGGVGNELAENIKDGQVAIELMRPYDMIFKLFAVDIGAKIMYLIQGTIPMVLIAYFFMDLSFPKSPETVLLFVVSALVGIWIGTFFDFLVGVLAFWTVNVWGVRVLKESLITFFSGALVPITLFPDWLRTITEFLPFQAMIYLPVSIYSGLISGTEAYMALGVQLFWLVSLYVLVRVIWSQAIKQITIFGG; translated from the coding sequence ATGAGAAAGTATTGGCAAATAGCTAAAGGGCGGATGCAGGAGAATACCGCCTATTCAGCCTGGTACTGGGCCGGGACCGTTTCTGCAGTGATGAGGCTGCTGATTATTTACTTCTTCTGGCAGGCAGTTTATGCGAACCAGACAACTATTCAAAATATTAATCTTGAAACGATGCTGACGTATATCGTAATTGCGATGCTGCTGCAGGGGTTTGTTGGCGGTGTCGGCAATGAGCTTGCGGAAAACATAAAGGACGGACAGGTCGCAATCGAGTTAATGCGCCCATACGATATGATTTTTAAATTATTTGCTGTCGATATCGGAGCAAAGATTATGTACTTGATACAGGGAACTATCCCGATGGTGTTAATTGCTTACTTCTTCATGGATTTAAGCTTTCCAAAATCACCTGAGACGGTCTTGCTATTCGTAGTGAGTGCGCTGGTGGGTATTTGGATCGGTACTTTCTTCGACTTCCTTGTCGGCGTGCTCGCGTTCTGGACGGTCAATGTCTGGGGAGTAAGGGTACTAAAGGAATCCTTGATTACATTTTTCTCAGGCGCACTTGTGCCGATTACCCTTTTTCCTGATTGGCTGAGAACCATCACTGAGTTCCTTCCGTTCCAGGCGATGATTTATCTGCCGGTATCAATCTATTCAGGACTCATAAGCGGGACGGAGGCTTATATGGCTCTGGGTGTACAGCTCTTCTGGCTGGTATCTTTATATGTTTTGGTAAGGGTAATCTGGTCGCAAGCGATTAAACAGATTACGATTTTCGGAGGTTAG
- a CDS encoding DUF5658 family protein has translation MTLLFYYLTFLNLIDAFVTWFGLENEFITELNPVMNFIYEVNPLLFICSKAALSLFLLLFIVFKQVPKSGFIKGITLFASFSYTGITLMHGFWLVNIL, from the coding sequence TTGACTCTTCTCTTCTATTATCTTACGTTCCTGAATCTGATTGATGCTTTTGTGACCTGGTTTGGTCTGGAAAATGAGTTCATAACCGAGTTGAACCCAGTGATGAACTTTATATATGAAGTAAATCCATTATTATTTATCTGTTCTAAAGCGGCTCTTTCGCTTTTCCTCTTATTATTTATTGTATTCAAGCAAGTACCCAAAAGCGGTTTTATTAAAGGGATTACACTATTCGCTTCTTTTTCATATACAGGAATTACCCTCATGCACGGCTTCTGGCTGGTGAACATTTTATAA
- a CDS encoding ABC transporter permease has protein sequence MRRYTRLYWEFAKSHMKVMMEYRIDFLIGVASVMLEQFASIFFVKVVFDHIEQINGWSFYEILFIYGIAATGRSIHQIFFDNLWTLGWQYIRPGKLDRLLIRPVNPLFHVVADRLHQDGFGQLIIGLIILGTAIPQLDLVWGAAEIAMLIIMIISSGLIFVAINLFFATFSFWMIDSLPIVWAVFNLSDFARYPLTIYHKGIRMFLTWIIPYGFTAFFPAAYFIDKSGYKEFALWTPVAAIVCCVLAYAFWNRGLKAFASTGS, from the coding sequence ATGCGTCGTTATACGAGATTATATTGGGAGTTTGCGAAGAGCCATATGAAGGTGATGATGGAGTACCGAATCGATTTTTTGATCGGGGTCGCCTCGGTGATGCTTGAGCAGTTCGCTTCCATCTTTTTTGTAAAAGTAGTGTTCGACCACATTGAGCAGATTAATGGTTGGTCGTTCTATGAGATTTTGTTCATTTACGGAATTGCGGCAACGGGCCGGTCGATCCACCAGATTTTCTTTGATAATTTATGGACGCTTGGCTGGCAGTACATCCGTCCGGGAAAGCTCGACCGCTTGCTGATCAGGCCGGTCAATCCATTGTTCCATGTCGTCGCAGATCGATTGCATCAGGATGGGTTTGGTCAACTGATCATCGGCTTAATCATACTAGGAACAGCGATTCCACAGCTTGATCTAGTATGGGGAGCTGCGGAAATCGCAATGCTGATCATCATGATTATTTCATCAGGATTGATTTTCGTGGCAATCAACTTATTTTTTGCGACATTCAGCTTCTGGATGATCGACAGTCTTCCTATTGTATGGGCGGTCTTCAACCTGAGCGATTTTGCCAGATACCCGCTGACGATCTATCACAAGGGAATCCGCATGTTCCTGACCTGGATCATTCCATACGGGTTCACAGCATTTTTCCCGGCAGCTTATTTTATTGATAAGTCAGGCTACAAGGAATTCGCGCTCTGGACTCCTGTGGCTGCGATTGTTTGCTGTGTCCTTGCCTATGCATTCTGGAATAGGGGACTGAAGGCATTCGCAAGTACGGGCAGTTAA
- a CDS encoding SCP2 sterol-binding domain-containing protein — protein MESKSIREVWQEIEKVMNEKPEPIEGMNVVYQYEITGDDTGTFQLFLSDGTARVVEGTEGTPDCTLKLSDKNFKKMIVGKLNGTAAFMTGKLKVQGSMGLALKLEGILNEYNLSETA, from the coding sequence TTGGAGAGCAAATCAATTAGAGAAGTTTGGCAGGAAATCGAGAAGGTCATGAATGAAAAGCCAGAGCCCATCGAGGGCATGAACGTTGTTTATCAGTATGAAATCACAGGTGACGACACTGGAACGTTCCAGCTATTCTTATCTGACGGAACTGCTCGTGTGGTCGAAGGAACGGAAGGAACCCCAGATTGCACCCTGAAGCTTTCAGACAAAAACTTCAAGAAGATGATTGTGGGCAAATTGAACGGAACAGCCGCCTTCATGACAGGAAAACTCAAAGTCCAGGGCAGCATGGGGCTGGCACTGAAACTTGAAGGAATCCTCAATGAATATAATCTAAGTGAAACAGCATAA
- a CDS encoding TasA family protein codes for MNIKKRLGLGIVSGALGLSLIGGGTWAAFNDVEEVDSSFKAGTLDLAVGTSAAFNFRNLSLGTTITEQLTLKNKGSLDIDDVFVHANKLGGWEDKDILNLGSDYGTNDEEEFLSQFSVKIKKQGTDNYVYDGTLQGLLERPGTFELTGTGANAVGLASGNGEVTYDITIKFEENNERIEGSRLFKQNKFQGEESNLELVFEATQMPGEER; via the coding sequence ATGAATATCAAAAAAAGACTAGGTTTAGGAATCGTATCCGGAGCGTTAGGACTATCACTTATTGGAGGAGGAACCTGGGCGGCATTCAATGATGTTGAAGAAGTAGATAGTTCATTCAAAGCAGGTACCTTGGATTTAGCTGTTGGCACGTCTGCTGCCTTTAACTTTAGGAATCTTAGTCTTGGGACAACTATTACAGAACAATTGACACTAAAGAATAAAGGTTCTCTTGACATTGATGATGTTTTTGTTCATGCAAATAAACTAGGGGGCTGGGAAGATAAGGATATTCTTAATCTTGGGTCAGACTACGGGACCAATGATGAGGAAGAATTCCTCTCCCAATTCAGCGTGAAAATCAAAAAGCAAGGTACAGATAATTATGTATATGATGGAACATTACAAGGTTTGCTGGAGCGCCCAGGTACATTTGAATTAACAGGCACAGGAGCAAATGCAGTTGGTCTTGCCTCTGGTAATGGAGAAGTGACCTACGATATTACGATTAAATTCGAAGAAAATAACGAGCGAATCGAAGGCAGTCGTCTCTTCAAGCAAAATAAATTCCAGGGTGAAGAATCTAACTTAGAGTTAGTGTTCGAAGCCACTCAAATGCCAGGCGAAGAGCGCTAA
- a CDS encoding LPXTG cell wall anchor domain-containing protein, giving the protein MKKFRLLIVFATFIITCFPLSAMAVSNTNSREIKEIDLSTTPQGILFNLDHLKPGDWTTRTLLISNDGKQDFKYSFSNQFLKGSEKLYNELLLKVSGGEGVLYEGKLKDFHKLDSRFIKSKGSEELDFHVEMPFELGNEFQGLVVEVKFPLSAEGAGQEAILPSNGGIKLPNTATGIFNLLVAGAVMIAAGTVLMLIHNRKKDHMNVN; this is encoded by the coding sequence ATGAAGAAGTTTAGGCTGCTCATCGTTTTTGCAACATTTATCATTACGTGCTTTCCACTCTCGGCTATGGCCGTGTCAAATACGAATTCTCGTGAAATAAAAGAAATAGATCTTTCCACAACTCCTCAAGGCATTTTGTTTAACCTTGATCACCTGAAGCCAGGTGATTGGACGACCAGGACGCTTTTGATTTCCAATGATGGTAAGCAAGATTTTAAATATTCTTTTTCTAACCAATTTCTTAAAGGCTCTGAAAAATTATATAATGAGCTCCTACTGAAAGTAAGTGGAGGAGAAGGGGTTTTATACGAAGGAAAGCTGAAGGATTTTCACAAACTTGACTCAAGATTCATTAAAAGCAAGGGGTCAGAAGAATTGGATTTCCATGTGGAAATGCCTTTTGAACTAGGCAATGAATTTCAGGGACTAGTTGTTGAAGTTAAATTTCCACTCTCTGCTGAAGGTGCCGGACAAGAGGCCATACTGCCATCAAATGGAGGAATAAAACTGCCTAATACGGCCACAGGAATTTTTAATCTCCTGGTTGCAGGGGCAGTGATGATTGCGGCAGGGACTGTTCTCATGCTTATTCATAATAGAAAGAAGGACCATATGAACGTGAACTAG
- a CDS encoding MerR family transcriptional regulator, which yields MYSISDLAEEFGVTTRTIRYYEELGLLEPSRTEGGRRTYSGSDLARLKLVLRGKRFGFSLEEIKEMVLLFDEDRTGEKQLKRTIEYGEEKLAEVNDRICELVEIKEEIERLMTEFKGRLNQ from the coding sequence ATGTATTCGATTTCTGATTTGGCTGAGGAGTTTGGGGTTACAACAAGGACCATTCGGTATTATGAAGAGCTTGGCTTGTTGGAGCCATCCCGAACAGAAGGGGGCCGGCGAACCTACTCCGGCAGCGATCTTGCAAGGTTGAAGCTTGTGCTAAGAGGGAAACGCTTTGGCTTCTCGCTGGAGGAAATTAAAGAAATGGTCCTGCTATTCGACGAGGACCGGACAGGAGAAAAGCAGCTGAAGCGGACCATCGAGTACGGGGAAGAGAAGTTGGCAGAGGTGAATGACAGAATATGTGAATTGGTTGAGATCAAAGAAGAAATCGAAAGACTGATGACTGAATTTAAAGGGAGGCTAAACCAATGA
- the sipW gene encoding signal peptidase I SipW: MKRTFRMIGNAIYWFVFSVFLLMLIMVVSSRVSGQEPELFGYQFKTVLSGSMEPTFKTGSLILVKKAENPTILEKHDVITFRQNEMNIITHRIMEVIKQGENVLYRTKGDHNENEDMNPVNSQNVLAVYSGITIPLVGYLLKYASSPLGIGLLLIIPGLLLLVYSAWTIYQALRQLVEKTRAIAAMEEKQTIIS, from the coding sequence TTGAAAAGAACATTTAGGATGATTGGCAACGCTATATATTGGTTCGTTTTTTCGGTCTTCCTGCTCATGCTCATAATGGTGGTTTCTTCTCGGGTTTCAGGTCAAGAACCTGAACTTTTTGGTTATCAATTCAAGACAGTCCTGTCTGGCTCAATGGAGCCAACATTCAAGACAGGATCTTTAATCCTTGTAAAAAAAGCTGAGAATCCAACCATTCTGGAAAAACATGATGTCATCACTTTCAGGCAAAATGAAATGAATATCATTACCCATCGGATTATGGAAGTAATCAAGCAAGGTGAAAACGTCCTTTATCGAACAAAGGGTGATCATAACGAGAATGAAGATATGAACCCGGTAAACAGTCAGAATGTACTGGCTGTATATTCAGGCATTACCATTCCGCTAGTTGGCTATCTGCTGAAATATGCAAGTTCTCCACTTGGAATCGGTCTGCTTCTGATCATACCAGGCTTGTTGCTTCTTGTTTACTCAGCCTGGACAATTTATCAGGCTTTAAGGCAACTAGTAGAAAAAACAAGAGCAATTGCAGCAATGGAGGAAAAACAAACAATAATTTCGTAG
- a CDS encoding acyl-CoA dehydrogenase family protein yields the protein MNFYQEEPQFRALLKELLDEEFFAYADKELMEYGEKCANDIDQRARFTDREGQPKLIKFDAYGEDISEVWVNDGYRKTVEDSYNTGIVGYVHKEIPKLGRKGNYIYSYAQGYLLSQTEPGFYCPVTLTMATAYLLDQYASPELKEKFLPHVLSTGDTTLFEGATFLTERQGGSDVGANVVKAVQTAEGYKLYGEKYFASNAGMCGVAMVLARKEGAPSGTKGLTLFAVPWRKEDGKLNGIKIRRLKDKLGVKAVPSAEVEFEGAEAFVVGDPTKGFYYMMEALNLSRVCNTVASLGIMRRAYSEARQYALKRDAFGKKLADFPMIKESLVKMAVKLEVETRTVFKYLPLFEKVIRNEPGVSEKDIVLNRLYIALLKKETAEQAVHFAHEAIEMHGGNGYIEDFVTPRLLRDAQVLTVWEGTANILGLEVLRLMEKFNAGELFLQEIKGRISGMESEFAKQVQTGVEQLESLLTSLNHASADHKTFHSKRVAELMVKIFECVTALEYAESGDERATKVMEVFIDTTWKSNYIFEESLKAVDFFGEIVMEAGKKQGVTA from the coding sequence ATGAATTTTTATCAAGAAGAACCACAGTTTCGGGCATTGTTGAAAGAATTACTGGATGAGGAATTTTTTGCGTATGCTGATAAAGAGCTAATGGAATATGGCGAGAAATGTGCAAATGACATCGACCAGCGTGCCAGGTTTACCGACCGCGAAGGCCAACCGAAGCTGATTAAATTCGATGCCTACGGTGAGGACATCTCTGAAGTATGGGTGAATGATGGGTATCGGAAAACAGTTGAAGATTCTTATAACACCGGGATTGTCGGCTACGTCCATAAGGAGATTCCCAAGCTTGGACGGAAGGGGAATTATATCTATTCTTATGCACAGGGCTATCTGTTATCCCAAACAGAGCCAGGCTTTTACTGTCCGGTAACCCTGACGATGGCAACAGCCTATTTATTGGACCAATACGCGTCTCCAGAATTAAAAGAAAAATTCCTTCCCCATGTTTTATCAACAGGGGATACAACGCTGTTCGAAGGCGCAACCTTCCTGACTGAGCGCCAGGGAGGGTCCGATGTCGGCGCAAATGTGGTGAAGGCAGTTCAAACGGCGGAGGGCTACAAGCTCTACGGTGAAAAATACTTCGCCTCCAACGCAGGAATGTGCGGAGTCGCGATGGTGTTAGCAAGAAAAGAAGGAGCACCATCAGGAACAAAAGGCCTGACGTTATTCGCAGTCCCTTGGCGTAAAGAAGATGGAAAACTTAACGGCATCAAGATTCGCAGGCTAAAAGACAAACTCGGAGTCAAAGCAGTGCCATCAGCCGAAGTCGAGTTTGAAGGTGCAGAAGCATTTGTCGTTGGCGATCCAACAAAAGGCTTTTACTATATGATGGAAGCGTTGAACCTATCCCGCGTCTGCAACACCGTCGCATCACTCGGAATCATGCGCCGTGCATACAGCGAAGCAAGACAATACGCATTAAAACGCGACGCCTTCGGCAAAAAACTGGCTGATTTTCCAATGATTAAAGAATCCCTGGTTAAAATGGCCGTGAAGCTTGAAGTTGAAACCAGGACAGTGTTTAAGTATCTTCCGTTGTTTGAGAAAGTCATAAGGAATGAACCGGGAGTATCAGAAAAAGATATCGTCCTCAATAGACTCTACATTGCCCTGTTGAAAAAAGAAACCGCCGAACAAGCCGTCCACTTCGCACACGAAGCCATCGAAATGCACGGCGGGAACGGGTATATCGAAGACTTTGTCACGCCGCGTTTATTGAGAGATGCACAAGTGCTGACCGTTTGGGAAGGTACTGCGAATATCCTCGGACTAGAAGTATTGCGATTGATGGAGAAGTTCAATGCTGGCGAGCTGTTTTTACAGGAAATAAAGGGGCGCATTTCAGGGATGGAGAGTGAATTTGCGAAACAGGTTCAAACAGGAGTAGAGCAGCTAGAGTCCCTGTTAACTTCTCTCAATCATGCATCAGCTGATCATAAAACATTTCATTCTAAAAGAGTTGCCGAGCTGATGGTGAAAATTTTCGAATGCGTCACAGCATTAGAATATGCTGAAAGTGGAGACGAACGTGCAACGAAAGTGATGGAAGTTTTCATCGATACGACATGGAAGTCCAATTATATTTTTGAAGAGAGTCTAAAAGCGGTTGATTTCTTCGGGGAAATCGTAATGGAGGCTGGAAAAAAGCAAGGAGTTACAGCTTAG
- a CDS encoding murein hydrolase activator EnvC family protein has product MFKRSLFLAMTIGLAGSGTFPAEASVKLPEIRQQRLDVKEDFTKKEEQIEAMDAAEQKYLSELKTLDDEMTEINQKIRHLQSVIDSTGKSSANMKNEIDKLAATIQHREQLIKERMRTMQANDGLGLYVDMIFDSKSLSQLFDVATVVSTIMKADKELMAKHQVDLEKVRKQEAVLQQEIELLEDDHKEMQSLKAEMEMKVEEKQRLLDSVQKEKQENESELMDMYEVYVNLASQEIAILKENQRVEYDSAELEDVFIMPTSGELTSGYGPRWGRLHAGIDIADESPDTEVVAAASGTVIRSYYSASYGNTVLITHKINGKTFTTLYAHLDKSIVTTGQSISKGEMLGYMGNTGDSRGKHLHFEIHEGQWNYEKSNSVDPKLYVKK; this is encoded by the coding sequence GTGTTTAAACGTAGTTTATTTCTCGCAATGACGATTGGGCTGGCAGGGTCAGGTACTTTCCCGGCTGAAGCATCGGTAAAACTGCCGGAAATCCGCCAGCAGCGACTTGATGTGAAAGAAGATTTTACGAAGAAAGAAGAGCAAATTGAAGCAATGGATGCAGCCGAGCAAAAATATCTTTCCGAACTAAAGACATTGGACGATGAGATGACTGAGATTAATCAGAAAATCCGTCATCTGCAAAGCGTCATCGACAGCACCGGAAAATCTTCAGCAAATATGAAAAATGAAATCGACAAGCTGGCTGCCACCATTCAACATCGAGAGCAACTAATCAAAGAACGAATGCGGACCATGCAGGCAAATGATGGTTTGGGGCTTTATGTGGATATGATTTTCGATTCTAAAAGTCTGTCCCAATTATTCGATGTTGCCACTGTGGTCAGCACCATCATGAAAGCTGACAAAGAGTTAATGGCAAAACACCAGGTGGATTTAGAGAAGGTGCGAAAGCAGGAAGCGGTACTCCAGCAAGAGATTGAGCTGCTCGAAGATGACCATAAGGAAATGCAGTCGTTGAAAGCTGAGATGGAAATGAAGGTAGAAGAAAAGCAGCGCTTGCTTGATTCGGTCCAGAAGGAAAAACAGGAAAACGAGTCCGAGCTAATGGACATGTATGAAGTCTATGTGAATCTAGCATCCCAGGAAATCGCTATTTTAAAAGAAAACCAAAGAGTTGAGTATGACTCTGCTGAACTAGAAGACGTATTTATAATGCCGACAAGCGGAGAGTTGACTTCTGGCTACGGACCGAGGTGGGGCAGGCTCCACGCCGGAATCGATATCGCTGATGAATCGCCTGATACTGAAGTAGTCGCAGCCGCGTCTGGAACCGTCATCCGTTCCTATTATTCCGCATCCTACGGGAACACTGTCCTCATCACCCATAAGATCAATGGCAAGACTTTCACCACCCTTTATGCCCATTTGGATAAAAGCATCGTTACTACGGGGCAGTCCATCAGCAAAGGCGAGATGCTCGGCTACATGGGCAACACTGGCGACAGCAGGGGTAAGCATCTTCACTTTGAAATCCACGAAGGACAGTGGAACTATGAAAAATCAAATAGTGTCGATCCAAAGCTATATGTAAAAAAATAA
- the tapA gene encoding amyloid fiber anchoring/assembly protein TapA: MRKYRRPPRFFSRFIPILAASYLLLFSLIQLNTYTNAAFNDVEKVRASVQVSWPIDEWDKSSLSFNFAGLERGGSCDPPYVFTDVYNAGEDMTFSTWKWELFMVGEGKDSKNPISPVLESGEVPQITANKAGRIETSNLQSLPGNGQYRFKITKPAHPGKEAIWSDVIKVSDCSVPEINNDNEKNEIDRDAGPSEQNNDAPLTIEQEKENDKQKQATNDPLDSSDNEEKEFDEKSVQIDPSNQPSSDPENNEPVDSGD, encoded by the coding sequence ATGAGAAAATACAGGCGTCCGCCCCGTTTTTTCAGCAGGTTCATTCCAATCTTGGCGGCAAGTTATCTATTGCTATTTTCATTGATTCAACTAAATACGTATACCAATGCAGCTTTCAATGATGTTGAAAAAGTCCGGGCTTCCGTCCAGGTTAGTTGGCCGATAGATGAATGGGATAAAAGTTCATTATCTTTCAATTTTGCAGGTTTGGAAAGAGGGGGCAGCTGTGATCCTCCATATGTATTCACGGATGTATACAATGCTGGTGAAGATATGACGTTCTCCACATGGAAATGGGAATTATTTATGGTTGGAGAAGGCAAAGACTCAAAAAATCCTATTAGTCCAGTACTTGAGAGCGGTGAAGTTCCACAGATAACTGCAAATAAGGCAGGAAGAATCGAGACGTCCAATCTTCAGAGTCTTCCGGGGAATGGACAATATAGATTCAAAATAACAAAGCCTGCTCACCCTGGAAAGGAAGCGATCTGGAGCGATGTTATTAAAGTAAGCGACTGCTCCGTTCCAGAGATAAACAATGACAACGAAAAAAATGAGATTGATCGCGATGCAGGTCCCTCTGAACAGAACAACGATGCTCCACTGACGATAGAACAGGAGAAAGAGAATGACAAACAGAAGCAAGCAACGAATGATCCGCTAGATAGTTCAGATAATGAGGAAAAAGAGTTTGATGAAAAAAGTGTCCAAATAGACCCTTCTAATCAGCCGTCATCCGATCCGGAGAACAATGAACCTGTGGATAGTGGTGATTAG
- a CDS encoding NAD-dependent epimerase/dehydratase family protein: MKVLVTGGAGFIGSNIVDELIKENFETIAVDNLAAGNMRNLPKDSVFYKADICENLDQVFMAEKPDIVIHQAAQVSVTKSMSDPVYDGHINVIGTVNLLNTCVKHGVKKFIFSSSAAVYGSPQYLPIDESHPSAPISPYGISKQCAEQYIQLFSSMYHLPYTILRYSNVFGPRQDVNGEAGVIAIFIEKLVKGDIINIYGDGLQTRDFVFVKDVARANIAALTSGENSIINIGSQSQVPIVEVFRRISQILNVEVSPNYSDERPGDIKHSILSKEYAEKALKWLPKYSFSAGLKETIKYYQGLL, translated from the coding sequence ATGAAGGTGCTAGTCACGGGGGGAGCCGGTTTCATTGGTTCTAACATAGTAGATGAACTAATAAAGGAAAACTTTGAGACGATTGCTGTAGATAATTTAGCAGCCGGGAATATGAGGAACCTTCCAAAGGATTCCGTATTCTATAAAGCGGATATATGTGAAAATCTCGATCAGGTTTTTATGGCTGAGAAGCCCGATATCGTCATCCATCAGGCAGCACAGGTTTCCGTTACAAAATCTATGTCTGATCCTGTTTATGATGGACATATAAATGTTATTGGAACTGTAAACCTTCTAAATACATGTGTAAAACATGGAGTGAAAAAATTTATTTTTTCCTCAAGTGCTGCGGTTTACGGCAGTCCTCAGTATTTACCCATCGATGAAAGTCATCCTTCTGCACCGATTTCTCCCTATGGAATTTCGAAACAATGTGCTGAGCAATATATACAGCTTTTCTCAAGTATGTATCATCTGCCTTACACTATTTTAAGATATTCAAATGTCTTTGGCCCACGCCAGGATGTGAATGGAGAAGCCGGGGTAATTGCTATTTTTATAGAAAAGTTAGTAAAGGGTGACATAATAAATATCTATGGTGATGGATTGCAAACGAGGGATTTCGTTTTTGTTAAAGATGTGGCGAGAGCAAATATAGCCGCATTAACTTCTGGAGAAAACAGTATTATTAATATTGGTTCCCAGAGCCAGGTGCCGATTGTGGAGGTATTTAGAAGAATATCCCAAATACTAAATGTAGAAGTCTCTCCAAATTATTCAGATGAAAGACCGGGAGATATAAAACATAGTATTTTATCTAAAGAGTATGCAGAAAAAGCTTTAAAGTGGCTGCCTAAATATAGTTTTTCAGCAGGTTTAAAAGAAACGATTAAATATTATCAGGGCTTGCTATAA
- a CDS encoding ABC transporter ATP-binding protein produces MITVENLKKEYKLVKRDPGLKGAIKSLFNRKYETKHAVKGINFSIEQGETVGYIGANGAGKSTTIKMLTGILTPTSGKVTVNGLVPYENRQKNAVNIGAVFGQRTQLFWDIPVRESYNLLKHIYEIPEQEYKETIAMFTEVLNLEPLLGIPVRQLSLGQKMRCELAAAFLHRPKVVYLDEPTIGLDIAVKVKIRKFIKEMNQRWGTTVLLTTHDMQDIEEICDRIIIIDGGTIVYDGGLDEIKKQFGQKRVIHFEVADKEKFVLPASLVGQAEVLPNEEETKVSLSFDHETVKSSFVISEMMSMYEIGDLNIADPKIETIVEELYNKQEQGVEHEKVLANS; encoded by the coding sequence GTGATTACAGTTGAAAATTTAAAGAAGGAATATAAATTGGTGAAGCGCGATCCTGGTCTAAAGGGAGCGATCAAGTCGCTTTTTAACCGGAAGTATGAGACGAAGCATGCGGTGAAGGGGATTAATTTTTCCATCGAACAAGGCGAAACGGTTGGCTATATCGGCGCGAATGGTGCCGGAAAGTCGACGACGATTAAGATGCTTACGGGCATCCTGACGCCGACTTCAGGAAAAGTGACGGTGAATGGGCTGGTACCATATGAAAACCGTCAGAAGAATGCTGTCAATATTGGGGCTGTCTTCGGGCAGCGTACGCAGCTGTTCTGGGATATTCCTGTACGCGAATCTTATAATCTCTTGAAGCATATTTACGAGATTCCGGAGCAGGAATATAAGGAAACGATCGCGATGTTTACCGAGGTACTTAACCTAGAACCATTGCTTGGCATTCCGGTCAGACAGCTTTCGCTCGGACAAAAAATGCGCTGTGAACTGGCTGCTGCCTTCCTTCACAGGCCTAAGGTTGTCTACCTGGATGAGCCGACAATTGGTCTTGATATTGCGGTAAAAGTGAAAATCCGCAAGTTTATTAAAGAAATGAATCAGCGCTGGGGCACAACAGTGCTGCTGACTACACATGATATGCAGGACATTGAAGAAATCTGTGACAGGATCATTATCATTGATGGAGGTACCATCGTATATGATGGCGGTCTGGATGAAATTAAAAAGCAATTCGGCCAAAAACGGGTGATTCATTTTGAAGTGGCTGATAAAGAAAAGTTCGTATTGCCAGCTTCCCTCGTTGGTCAAGCAGAAGTTTTACCGAATGAGGAAGAAACGAAGGTCAGCCTTTCTTTTGACCATGAGACTGTCAAAAGCTCGTTCGTCATTTCAGAAATGATGAGCATGTATGAAATTGGAGATTTGAATATTGCTGATCCTAAGATTGAGACGATTGTTGAGGAGCTGTACAACAAGCAGGAACAGGGGGTAGAGCATGAGAAAGTATTGGCAAATAGCTAA